From the genome of Thermoflexus hugenholtzii, one region includes:
- a CDS encoding PTS sugar transporter subunit IIB codes for MAQPKRVLVACGTAIATSTVVAKAIEEGLAARGIQVITRQCKAAEVPALAKDFDLVVTTTPVPTDLGIPVIQTLAFLTGIGKDQVLDQIAEILRRSG; via the coding sequence ATGGCTCAACCCAAACGTGTGCTGGTGGCATGTGGCACCGCGATCGCCACATCCACAGTTGTGGCGAAGGCCATCGAGGAAGGGCTCGCTGCGCGGGGCATCCAGGTGATCACCCGTCAATGCAAGGCGGCGGAGGTCCCTGCGCTGGCGAAGGATTTCGATTTGGTGGTGACCACCACTCCCGTGCCCACAGATCTCGGGATTCCTGTGATCCAGACATTGGCCTTCCTGACCGGTATCGGAAAGGATCAGGTGCTGGATCAGATCGCCGAGATCCTGCGCCGCTCCGGGTAG